The Oryza glaberrima chromosome 9, OglaRS2, whole genome shotgun sequence genome includes a window with the following:
- the LOC127784102 gene encoding basic blue protein-like produces MGSIGGVAVVLVGMAAMLVGMASAATYNVGEPGGAWDLTTNYTNWVAQKRFHPGDQIVFKYSAQRHDVVEVNKAGYDSCSTSTSIATHTTGNDVIPLTSTGTRYFICGFPGHCTTTGTGNMKIQIDVVQADSSSAPAPVATTTPPSPPSSAATSLKATAAAAVLLAALLIMA; encoded by the exons ATGGGTAGTATAGGAGGAGTAGCGGTGGTGCTGGTGGGCATGGCGGCGATGCTGGTGggcatggcgtcggcggcgacctaCAACGTGGGCGAGCCGGGCGGCGCATGGGATCTCACCACCAACTACACAAACTGGGTCGCCCAAAAGAGGTTCCATCCAGGCGACCAGATAG TGTTCAAGTACTCTGCTCAGCGGCACGACGTGGTGGAGGTGAACAAGGCGGGTTACGACTcgtgctccacctccacctccatcgccACCCACACCACCGGCAACGACGTCATCCCCCTCACCTCCACCGGCACCCGCTACTTCATCTGTGGCTTCCCCGGCCACTGCACCACCACCGGCACCGGCAACATGAAGATCCAGATCGACGTCGTGCAGGCAGATTCCTCCTCCGCCCCGGCGCCTGTGGCCACCACTACTCCCCCTTCGCCGCCCTCCtcagccgccacctccctcaaggccaccgccgcagctgccgtcctactcgccgccctcctcatcatggcttaa
- the LOC127783860 gene encoding pentatricopeptide repeat-containing protein At5g66520-like has protein sequence MPATATCPKALHAHLLRSGALFADPSAAAPLAAAASLASLPYALSILRAHPTTFSYNSAIRALARGPRPHLAISLYRSMLSHSRSHPNNYTYPPLLAACARLADSDSSSAAAAAAAGVALHASLFRRGLESPDRFIRASLLSLYAAAGDLPAARQVFDLSPPNHRDLPLWNSLLHAYLSRAHYVQVLRLFRTMRTADHVTLLALLSACAHLGALHTARWAHAYLATTCRFPITTNLATALLNMYMRCGDVQTACSLFHSTPTRHKDVHTWTVMIAGLALNGFSTDALHLFTHMKDHNIQPDSVTLTAVLSACTHAGMVDEGKRILRRMPLDYHLQPTIEHYGCTVDLLGRAGLLEEALALIRAVPFKADVALWGALLVACRCHRNFEMGQMVAMEILRLDPQHAGAWVFLSNVYAAAGKWDLVQEVRSSMKQHRIHKPPGSSVVELDGVVYEFLSGDHSHPQSDQIYAMLDEIGKTLSLKGHKPATKLVTFDIDEEDKEVCISQHSEKLAVAFGLINTRRGAVIRIVKNLRICEDCHSVMKVVSEVYDRVIVVRDRNRFHHFKSGSCSCLDYW, from the coding sequence atgcccgccaccgccacgtgTCCAAAGGCCCTCCacgcccacctcctccgctccggcgCCCTCTTCGCCGACCCCTCCGCGGCGGCccccctcgctgccgccgcctccctcgcctccctcccctaCGCACTCTCCATCCTCCGCGCCCACCCCACCACCTTCTCCTACAACTCCGCCATTCGCGCCCTCGCCCGCGGGCCCCGCCCCCACCTCGCCATCTCGCTCTACCGCTCCATGCTCTCCCACTCCCGCTCCCACCCCAACAACTACACCTACCCACCACTCCTCGCCGCCTGCGCGCGCCTTGCCGATTCCGATTCCTCctcagctgcagctgcagctgctgcgggGGTTGCCCTCCACGCCTCCCTCTTCCGCCGCGGCCTCGAGTCTCCCGACCGCTTCATCAGGGCATCCCTCCTCTCCTTGTACGCCGCCGCGGGGGACTTGCCCGCTGCACGCCAGGTGTTCGACCTCAGCCCCCCTAACCACAGGGACCTCCCCCTCTGGAACTCGCTCCTCCACGCCTACCTCTCCCGCGCCCACTACGTCCAGGTGCTCCGCCTCTTCCGCACGATGCGCACTGCCGACCACGTCACCCTGCTCGCCCTCCTATCCGCATGCGCCCACCTCGGGGCGCTCCACACCGCCCGCTGGGCGCACGCCTACCTCGCAACCACCTGTCGCTTCCCCATCACAACAAATCTTGCCACCGCGCTCCTCAACATGTACATGAGGTGCGGCGACGTCCAAACCGCATGCTCCCTCTTCCACTCCACTCCCACTCGCCACAAGGACGTCCACACCTGGACCGTCATGATCGCTGGCCTCGCCCTCAACGGCTTCTCCACCGATGCACTCCATTTGTTCACACACATGAAGGACCACAACATACAGCCAGATTCCGTCACCCTCACCGCCGTTCTCAGCGCATGTACGCATGCTGGCATGGTGGACGAGGGCAAGAGGATCCTGCGCCGTATGCCTCTCGACTATCATCTGCAACCCACCATAGAGCACTATGGTTGCACCGTCGATCTGCTTGGCCGAGCAGGCCTGCTAGAGGAGGCATTGGCTCTTATTAGGGCCGTCCCGTTCAAGGCTGATGTTGCCCTATGGGGTGCTCTCTTGGTGGCTTGTAGATGTCACAGGAATTTTGAGATGGGGCAGATGGTTGCGATGGAAATTCTCAGGTTGGATCCCCAGCATGCCGGGGCCTGGGTGTTCTTATCAAATGTATATGCGGCTGCTGGGAAATGGGACCTTGTACAAGAGGTCAGGAGCTCGATGAAACAACACAGGATACACAAGCCTCCAGGATCGAGTGTTGTCGAACTTGATGGTGTTGTTTACGAGTTCTTGTCTGGGGATCATTCTCATCCTCAGTCTGATCAGATATATGCAATGCTTGATGAGATAGGCAAAACCTTGAGCCTCAAAGGGCACAAGCCTGCCACTAAACTAGTTACCTTTGACATTGATGAGGAGGACAAAGAAGTTTGTATCTCGCAGCACAGTGAGAAGCTGGCAGTTGCCTTTGGACTGATAAACACGAGGAGAGGGGCTGTTATCCGAATAGTGAAAAACTTGAGAATCTGCGAGGATTGTCACTCTGTCATGAAGGTAGTTTCCGAGGTCTATGATCGAGTGATAGTTGTTAGAGATCGTAACCGTTTCCACCACTTCAAAAGTGGTTCTTGTTCTTGCCTGGACTACTGGTAG
- the LOC127783859 gene encoding glucomannan 4-beta-mannosyltransferase 1-like, translating to MMSGGLAWAWRAVRCGVVLPTLQLAVYVCVAMSIMLFLERLYMALVVAALWLIRRRRRRSNRREQDDDGAENDQLLQDPEAANSPMVLVQIPMFNEKQVYRLSIGAACGMTWPSDKLVIQVLDDSTDPAIREMVEGECGRWAGKGVSIRYENRRNRSGYKAGAMREGLRKAYARECELVAIFDADFQPDADFLLRTVPVLVADPGVALVQARWRFVNADECLLTRIQEMSLDYHFRVEQEVGSACHGFFGFNGTAGVWRVRALEEAGGWKERTTVEDMDLAVRASLRGWRFVYVGHVGVRNELPSTLRAYRYQQHRWSCGPANLFRKIFLEVLTSPTARVSPWKKLHLLYDFFFLRKLVAHLLTFSFYCVVIPACVLAGSDHVRLPKYVALYVPAAITLLNAACTPRSCHLLIFWILFENVMSMHRTKATLIGLLEATRANEWVVTDKRGNANPKHQQPANTTTRPGRKTTTSSSRTSFFNNDVHVAEILLGACLLYCALYDIAYGRDSFYIYLLLQSAAAFIVGFGYVGT from the exons ATGATGAGCGGCGGGTTGGCATGGGCATGGCGGGCAGTGCGGTGCGGGGTGGTGTTGCCGACGCTGCAGCTGGCCGTCTACGTCTGCGTCGCCATGTCGATCATGCTCTTCCTCGAGCGACTCTACATggcgctcgtcgtcgccgccctgtGGCtgattcgccgccgccgccgccgcagcaacaGGAGGGAGCAGGACGACGATGGCGCTGAAAACGACCAGCTGCTGCAGGACCCGGAGGCGGCCAACAGCCCCATGGTCCTGGTGCAGATCCCCATGTTCAATGAGAAACAG GTTTACCGGCTTTCTATCGGTGCCGCGTGTGGGATGACATGGCCATCTGACAAGCTGGTGATTCAGGTGCTGGATGACTCTACAGATCCAGCCATAAGG GAGATGGTGGAGGGAGAGTGCGGGCGATGGGCGGGGAAGGGCGTGAGCATAAGGTACGAGAACAGGCGGAACAGGAGCGGGTACAAGGCGGGGGCGATGCGGGAGGGGCTGCGGAAGGCGTACGCGAGGGAGTGTGAGTTGGTGGCCATCTTCGACGCAGACTTCCAGCCGGACGCCGACTTCCTCCTGCGCACAGTGCCGGTGCTGGTGGCGGACCCGGGGGTGGCGCTGGTGCAGGCGAGGTGGCGGTTCGTGAACGCGGACGAGTGCCTTCTGACCCGCATCCAGGAGATGTCGCTGGACTACCACTTCCGCGTGGAGCAGGAGGTGGGGTCGGCGTGCCACGGCTTCTTCGGGTTCAACGGCACGGCGGGCGTGTGGCGGGTGCGAGCcctggaggaggcgggcggGTGGAAGGAGCGGACGACGGTGGAGGACATGGACCTGGCGGTGCGGGCGAGCCTGAGGGGGTGGCGGTTCGTGTACGTGGGGCACGTCGGGGTGCGGAACGAGCTGCCCAGCACGCTGCGCGCGTACCGGTACCAGCAGCACCGGTGGTCGTGCGGCCCCGCCAACCTGTTCCGCAAGATTTTCCTCGAGGTCCTCACCAGCCCCACCGCCCGCGTGTCCCCCTGGAAGAAGCTCCACCTCCTCTAcgacttcttcttcctccgcaaGCTCGTCGCCCACCTCCTCACCTTCTCCTTCTACTGCGTCGTCATCCCCGCCTGCGTCCTCGCCGGTTCCGACCACGTCCGCCTCCCCAAGTACGTCGCCCTCTACGtccccgccgccatcacccTCCTCAACGCCGCCTGCACCCCGCGCTCCTGCCATCTCCTCATCTTCTGGATCCTCTTCGAGAACGTCATGTCCATGCACCGGACCAAGGCCACGCTCATCGGCCTGCTCGAGGCCACCCGCGCCAACGAGTGGGTCGTCACCGACAAGCGAGGCAACGCCAACCCCAAGCACCAGCAGCCAGCTAATACCACCACCAGGCCTGGGAGGAAGACCACCACCAGCTCCAGCCGCACAAGCTTCTTCAATAATGACGTCCATGTCGCCGAGATCCTCCTGGGGGCCTGCCTGCTCTACTGCGCCCTCTACGACATCGCCTACGGCCGCGACAGCTTCTACATCTACCTGCTCCTCCAGTCGGCCGCCGCCTTCATCGTCGGCTTCGGCTACGTCGGGACCTAG
- the LOC127784101 gene encoding probable serine/threonine-protein kinase PBL23, translating to MGIFCCFQSEDRGGEGDGDGDGAPPSTSSSGCSNSSSSSKKKNLASERSLGGSSRDNNSNLVNLVNEIVAESVTYRHKRVADEILKIGKGKVTARAFTYGELSEATGGFRAESLLGEGGFGPVYRGRLSIKGTVTEAAVKQLDRNGMQGNREFLVEVLMLSLLAEHPNLVTLLGYCTDGDHRILVYEYMARGSLEDHLLDLPPGAAALDWTTRMRIAQGAARGLEHLHDAARPPVIYRDFKASNILLDSSFQARLSDFGLAKVGPVGDKTHVSTRVMGTYGYCAPEYALTGKLTTCSDVYSFGVVFLEIITGRRAIDMARPHDEQNLVQWAAPRFKDKKLFADMADPLLRGAYPTKGLYQALAIAAMCLQEDAAMRPAISDVVTALEYLTVAGASSEPAPRPQKLQPPEDDDDDQRPAA from the exons ATGGGCATCTTCTGCTGCTTCCAGTCCGAGGACAGAGGAGGCGAgggggacggcgatggcgacggagCGCCTCCCTCGACCTCCTCTAGCggctgcagcaacagcagcagcagcagcaagaagaaGAATTTAGCGTCGGAGCGGAGCCTGGGCGGGAGCAGCAGGGACAACAACAGCAACCTGGTGAACCTGGTGAACGAGATCGTGGCAGAGTCAG TGACTTACCGGCACAAGCGCGTGGCGGACGAGATCCTGAAGATCGGCAAGGGGAAGGTGACGGCGCGGGCGTTCACGTACGGCGAGCTGTCGGAGGCGACGGGCGGGTTCAGGGCGGAGTCGCTGCTGGGGGAGGGAGGGTTCGGGCCGGTGTACCGGGGGAGGCTGAGCATCAAGGGGACGgtgacggaggcggcggtgaagcAGCTGGACCGGAACGGGATGCAGGGGAACCGGGAGTTCCTTGTGGAGGTGCTGATGCTGAGCCTGCTGGCGGAGCACCCAAACCTGGTGACGCTGCTGGGGTACTGCACCGACGGCGACCACCGCATCCTGGTGTACGAGTACATGGCCCGCGGCTCCCTGGAGGACCACCTGCTTGACCTGCCCCCTGGCGCCGCGGCTCTGGACTGGACCACTCGGATGCGCATCGCCCAGGGCGCCGCCCGCGGCCTTGAGCACCTGCACGACGCTGCTCGTCCCCCCGTCATCTACCGCGACTTCAAGGCCtccaacatcctcctcgactcCTCCTTCCAGGCCCGCCTCtccgacttcggcctcgccaaGGTCGGCCCCGTCGGCGACAAGACCCACGTCTCCACCCGCGTCATGGGCACCTACGGCTACTGCGCCCCCGAGTACGCTCTCACCGGCAAGCTCACCACCTGCTCCGACgtctacagcttcggcgtcgtcttcctcgagatcatcaccggccgccgcgccatcgACATGGCCCGCCCTCACGATGAGCAGAACCTCGTCCAGTGGGCCGCCCCGCGCTTCAAGGACAAGAAGCTCTTCGCCGACATGGCCGACCCCTTGCTCCGCGGCGCCTACCCCACCAAGGGCCTCTACCAggccctcgccatcgccgccatgtGCCTCCAGGAGGACGCCGCCATGCGCCCTGCCATCAGCGACGTCGTCACCGCGCTCGAGtacctcaccgtcgccggcgcctcctccgaGCCTGCCCCTCGTCCCCAGAAGCTGCAGCCgccggaggacgacgacgatgaccaaCGCCCCGCCGCATAA
- the LOC127784103 gene encoding pollen-specific protein C13-like translates to MVMAGGVVMVMVVVTAMAMAVQGSRDPDFFVEGDVYCDTCRAGFQTNATTAIQGARVRLECRHFMSASGAVERSAEGTTDAAGHYRIELVDNRGAEEVCAVALLSSPDPECHETEVGRDRAPVTLVQDAGLATMVRRANPLGFLKTRPLPICGDLLKSYALGTAPSY, encoded by the coding sequence aTGGTTATGGCCGGCGgtgtggtgatggtgatggtggtggtgacggcgatggcgatggcggtgcaGGGGAGCCGTGACCCGGATTTCTTCGTGGAGGGCGACGTGTACTGCGACACGTGCCGCGCGGGGTTCCAGACgaacgcgacgacggcgatccaGGGCGCGCGGGTGCGGCTGGAGTGCCGGCACTTCATGAGCGCGAGCGGGGCGGTGGAGAGATCGGCGGAGGGGACGACGGACGCGGCGGGGCACTACCGCATCGAGCTGGTGGACAACcgcggcgccgaggaggtgTGTGCGGTGGCGCTGCTCAGCAGCCCGGACCCCGAATGCCACGAGACGGAGGTGGGTCGCGACCGCGCGCCGGTCACCCTCGTTCAGGACGCCGGCCTCGCCACCATGGTCCGCCGCGCCAATCCTCTCGGCTTCCTCAAGACCCGCCCACTCCCCATCTGCGGTGACCTTCTCAAGAGCTACGCGCTCGGCACCGCACCAAGCTACTAG
- the LOC127784100 gene encoding phragmoplastin DRP1E-like — MASMEGLIGLMNRIQRACTALGDHGGGGEGANLPTLWESLPTIAVVGGQSSGKSSVLESIVGRDFLPRGSGIVTRRPLVLQLHQIDKGAHDYAEFLHLPKTRFSDFALVRQEIADETDRVTGKTKQISPVPIHLSIYSPNVVNLTLIDLPGLTKVAVEGQPESVVHDIENMVRSYVEKPNCIILAISPANQDIATSDAIKLSKEVDPSGERTFGVLTKLDLMDKGTNALDVLEGRAYRLQYPWVGIVNRSQADINRKVDMIVAREKEREYFENSPDYAHLASKMGSVYLAKLLSQHLEAVIKARIPSITSLINKTIDELESELDTIGKEVAADPGAQLYTILELCRAFDRVFKEHLDGGRSGGDKIYGVFDHKLPAAFRKLPFDRYLSVQNVKKVVSEADGYQPHLIAPEQGYRRLVEAGLAYFKGPAEATVDAVHVVLRDLVRKSIGETEPLRRFPTLQAAIATAANEALERFREDGRSTALRLVDMEAYLTVEFFRKLPQDPDSGSKVGNNTNESNGSGSGSVTVDRYGDGHYRNIASNVSQYIKMVGDQLLHKIPKAVVHCQVREAKRSLLNHFYVHIGKKEASQFGHLLDEDPAMLERRQQCWKRLELYKSARDEIDSVAWTR; from the exons ATGGCGAGCATGGAGGGTCTGATCGGCCTGATGAACCGCATCCAGCGAGCCTGCACCGCCCTCGGAGAccacggaggtggaggagaaggagccaACCTCCCTACCCTCTGGGAGTCTCTCCccaccatcgccgtcgtcggaggCCAG AGTTCGGGCAAGTCCTCCGTGCTAGAGAGCATTGTTGGCAGAGATTTCCTTCCCCGTGGTTCTG GAATCGTGACACGGAGGCCATTAGTTCTTCAGCTGCATCAGATCGACAAAGGGGCCCACGATTATGCAGAGTTCTTACACTTGCCCAAAACAAGGTTTTCAGATTTTG CTCTTGTTCGTCAAGAAATTGCAGATGAGACAGATAGAGTGACTGGGAAAACTAAACAAATATCCCCTGTGCCAATACATCTCAGCATCTACTCACCCAACG TCGTGAACTTAACATTGATTGATCTTCCTGGATTGACAAAAGTCGCTGTAG AGGGACAACCTGAAAGTGTTGTTCATGATATAGAGAATATGGTTCGGTCGTATGTTGAGAAG CCCAATTGTATCATTTTGGCTATATCTCCAGCAAACCAGGACATTGCCACTTCTGATGCCATTAAGCTTTCGAAGGAGGTTGACCCATCAG GTGAGAGGACATTCGGTGTGTTGACAAAGTTGGACTTGATGGACAAGGGAACAAACGCTCTTGAT GTTCTTGAGGGAAGAGCCTATCGTCTTCAGTATCCGTGGGTTGGAATTGTCAACCGCTCACAAGCAGATATTAACAGGAAAGTTGATATGATTGTtgcaagagaaaaggaaagagagtATTTTGAAAATAGTCCTGATTATGCACACCTAGCCAGTAAGATGGGTTCTGTGTATCTAGCTAAGCTTCTTTCTCAG CATCTTGAAGCCGTTATTAAAGCACGCATTCCTAGCATCACATCATTAATCAACAAAACTATAGATGAACTTGAATCGGAGCTGGATACCATTGGGAAAGAAGTGGCTGCTGATCCAGGG GCTCAACTGTACACTATATTGGAGCTCTGTCGTGCTTTTGACCGTGTTTTCAAGGAACATCTGGACGGAGG GAGATCAGGTGGTGATAAAATTTATGGCGTGTTTGATCATAAGCTCCCTGCCGCTTTTAGGAAGCTGCCTTTTGATCGTTATCTATCCGTGCAAAATGTGAAGAAGGTGGTATCAGAAGCAGATGGCTATCAGCCTCATCTTATTGCTCCTGAACAAGGTTACCGTCGTCTTGTTGAAGCCGGCCTTGCGTATTTCAAGGGACCAGCTGAAGCTACAGTCGATGCG gtCCATGTTGTTTTAAGGGACTTGGTGAGGAAATCCATAGGAGAGACAGAG CCACTGAGAAGATTCCCTACCCTGCAAGCTGCGATTGCAACTGCTGCTAATGAAGCTCTGGAAAGGTTTCGGGAGGATGGACGTAGCACTGCACTTCGGCTTGTTGACATGGAGGCATATTTGACAGTGGAATTCTTCCGGAAACTCCCGCAAGATCCAGATAGTGGCAGCAAGGTTGGGAATAATACCAATGAATCCAATGGCTCAGGCTCAGGCTCAGTGACAGTGGACCGCTACGGCGACGGGCACTACAGGAATATCGCGTCCAATGTGTCCCAGTACATAAAGATGGTGGGAGACCAACTATTACACAAGATCCCAAAGGCGGTGGTGCACTGTCAGGTCCGAGAAGCCAAGAGGTCTCTGCTTAACCATTTCTACGTGCACATCGGGAAGAAAGAG GCGAGCCAGTTTGGGCATTTACTGGATGAAGACCCAGCGATGCTTGAGCGTAGGCAGCAATGCTGGAAGAGGTTGGAGCTGTACAAATCGGCTAGGGATGAAATCGACTCTGTCGCATGGACCAGGTAG